The genomic DNA GAGTGAAGGTTTGAGATTGGGTAAAACTGCCCTTTCGGCCTTTTTCCAATCGATGTATTCAGTTGAATCCGCAGTGGCCCAAAATTTACGCTCTTCATCTTCCGATGCAAATTTCGGAATTTTCTTTTTCATAATGATTCGTACTCCCTCCTCTCTTTCTTATTCATATCCCTGGCCGAGATGACCCGAATACGATTGCTCCTGATCGTAAAAACTACAAATAAATACCTTTGGGCGTCCGTATGCCCCAAGGCGTAAAATCGGTTTTCTCCTTTCGAATGTTTTTCATCCTGGGCCGTAATCAAAGGCCGATTGAAAAAAATCTGCTCACATTCTACAGCCGACACACCGTGTTTTTCCCAGTTCTTCAGGAGGTTGTCCCGGTCCCATTCAAATCCGACACATTTGACCGGTTGATCTATTATACTCATATATTTTGTATATCTCAGAAATATACAATTTGTCAAGACGCCATTGCGTCAAATCTTTCTCCAAGTATTAGCATGGATGGTCATTGACAATTACCCACCGACTTGTTAAGTAACACCATATTAATTTTTGTGTTACTAATTTCCCTCGAGGCATGTTATGAAAATTCGAGCCATAATGTGGAACAGCCATATCCCGATGCTGGTGCGTTCGGCCAGGAAATTAGATTTTCTGGACCTCAAGGCATTTTCCTCCAAGGCCCTGGAAAACGACCCTTCCAAATTAGAAGAGACCCTGAGAGGGCTTCGGGACGCCGATGTCATCTTGCTCTATCGATCTTCGGAAGGCTTCTGGGATACTGTCGAAGAGCAATTAAAAGAGATAGGTCAAAAAGTCCCCATTGTCTGCATCAGCTATGATCCGTCATTCTGGTACCTCTCTACGGTCAGACCCGAGGTGGTGAGCACCTGCTACAGTTACGTCACCATCGGAGGGGAAGAGAATTTTGTAAATATGCTCTGTTATCTCGCCAAAGAAGCGGGAGGAATGGACATACGGTATGAACCACCTCAGGAGGTCCCCTGGGAAGGGCTTTATCACCCTCGAGCCGGAAGATATTTCAGGACCGTTGAGGATTATCTCGCCTGGTACAAACCAAAGGATAAACCGGGCGTAGGCATACTGTTTTCCCGTTTTTACTGGGTAAATGACAATCTGGAAGTCGAGAACGCCTTGATCGAGGCGTTGGAAAAACAGGATTTAAATGTGATCCCCGCGTTTTCGTACAGTGTTAAGGATGAGAACCTGGGCGCTAAGGGAAGCGGAGAGGTGGTCAGGGAGGTTTTCCTGACCGGAGGGGGGACCTTAAGGGTGCAGGCCCTAGTCAAGCTACAGCCTTTCTTGCTGGATAAGGTCCGGGGAGAAGACCTGTCCAATGCCGGGGATACATCTTCTGGTGTGGAGATGCTCAAGACGCTGGATGTCCCGGTGTTTCAGCCGATTACGGCCTATTCCAAGAATATAGAGGAATGGGAAAAAGATGCGCAGGGATTGAGCACGGATATCAGCTGGTCAGTGGCGCTACCGGAGTTTGAGGGAGTTATAGAGCCTGTCATCATTGGGGCGGCGAAGCGATCCGGCGATGAAGAAACCGGAGTGACTGTGGAACAGCGGGCGGCTATCCGGGAGAGGTGCGGCCGCCTGGCTACACGTGTGAAAAAGTGGATCGAATTAAGACAGAAGCCGATCTCCCGGAGAAAGGTAGCCTTCATACTCCATAATAACCCATGCGCGTCAGTAGAGGCCACGGTGGGCTGCGGCGCCCATCTGGATACACTGGAAAGCGTGGCCCGGATCATGAAGGCCATGCAAGAGAAGGGGTATCAATTAGATGTGCCTACGAGCGGTAAGGAACTCATCGAGACCATCATGGACAGGAAGGCCATCTCAGAGTTTCGTTGGACGGCAATAGATGAGATAGTAAAAAGGGGCGGAGCCCTGGCTATGGTCTCGCTGGATGAATATCTGAAGTGGTGGGTGACTTTCCCGGAAAGGACGAAAAAACGGATAGTGGATGTCTGGGGAGAGCCTCCGGGGGAGGAGAGGCACGGGATTCCGGCGGCGATGGTATATGAAAATAAGATAGTTATAACCGGCGTAGATTATGGGAATGCCGTGGTCTGCGTGCAACCCA from Desulfovibrionales bacterium includes the following:
- a CDS encoding BrnT family toxin, with translation MSIIDQPVKCVGFEWDRDNLLKNWEKHGVSAVECEQIFFNRPLITAQDEKHSKGENRFYALGHTDAQRYLFVVFTIRSNRIRVISARDMNKKERREYESL